A window of Ictalurus furcatus strain D&B chromosome 4, Billie_1.0, whole genome shotgun sequence genomic DNA:
ATTGCAGTAACTTCTTCCCAATGACATGATTTTGAATCCATTCAGTCAAGGATCACATCGATGCGTCTCCTTATACTTGAATTTACTGACTTTACTTACTCCATATATGTGAATTAGCTGATCAGTGAGGCGTAGTGTTTTGTCGTTTGGTTCAGAATTTCAGTCACCAACATGTAACAATGCTTGTTAGCTAAAAGACGTTATGCTAATGTAGATTCGAGAGTTTGTTCGTTCACTTGTGGGTAAAATGGAGCATGGTGCTGTGTGTCCTCGTCTCTGAATGCTGTAGGAGTGCTGATGTACCGCGGTTTCCCTCTGGATCTGTTCATGGCACAGTGCTACGCTAATGCCGATGACGTAGGGAAGGGCAGGCAGATGCCGGTGCACTACGGCAGCAAAGACCACAACTTCGTGACCATCTCGTCTCCTCTGGCCACTCAGCTTCCtcagggtgagagagagtaatCATACAGCATGCTGAAGTTAATAACCTGAATGAACACTGCAGCAGCAGGGGGCGGGGTCACGCTCAGTCTGGTACACTCCTGCTGACTCTTCATAAGCTATCGAGTTTGTCCATACTGGAGTCGGGCACTGTGCCGAGTATAATAATGAACTGATCTCACACTTCACTACACCGAGATACGCCTGATGTTATAATATCTTCTTTATACGCATTAGATTTGATCTGTACTAGGATTTCCATTTTCTGATTGAGAGTATGCTGGgtgtcgttctttctttctgtcattgtttactcctttttttttctttcattctttcttctgcttttttcttttttctgatttttatttatcccACTTTTCCCCCATCATCCTCCTGTCTTCTTTCTCtggtttttcctttatttggtctttctttgtgtttttctttctttgtttccttcTTTCGTTTGTTCttacttttattcttttgtttgtgctttcatttgttcttttttcatgtcttctttctttctttctttccttgtatactcctttttttttctttcattctttttccccttatttcttctgcttttttctGCCTCTTTTTTTATCCCATTGTCCccatcttccttccttctttctttctttctttctttctttctttctttctttctttttctttctttctttggtttttcttttgtgtttctttctttctgttgtttcttttcattctttgttTCCTTCTTTCGCTTGTTCTTAcgtttattcttttgtttgtgctttctttctttctttcttttttcgttctttctttctttcttttgtaacTGCGCATATCTCCATAGTCTTCAGTAATGAAATGCTGTGGTGTTAAAGTGAATAAATGTCAGAATAAAATGTCGAAATACAGGCCAGTTGTACTGCAGGGAACAGCAGAAGGctaaacaaaacagaattaTTCCCCAAAACTCCTAGTGTATGTGttggtttatgtttttattttttctaagcACAACCCAAGTGCATGTTTCATGTCCTGCGacctttccccttcggtgaattATCTTTTCTTCATTTGTCTTCATGCAAATTATTTAGCTGTGTAACTGAAATAcagttaattaaaatgaaattgataacctgtgtgtgtgcgcgcgtgcctGTACTGCAGCGGCCGGAGCAGCGTACGCTATAAAGCGGGAGAACAGCAATCGAGTGGTGATCTGTTACTTCGGCGAGGGAGCTGCCAGTGAAGGAGATGCTCACGCCGGCTTCAATTTCTCCGCCACGTTGGAATGCCCAATCATTTTCTTCTGCCGCAACAACGGCTATGCCATCTCCACCCCCACCCACGAGCAGTACCGTGGCGACGGCATCGGTGAGCTTCACTTACAGCATCCAACACATCACTAACTGTTAGCTGCTGTTGAGtggaatgaattaaaaaaaatattacttatttgtctcatttctttttttttttctttgtatctCTTGTatatttcctctttctctcttttcttgtttacatctttttttttctttcatgctttttttcccccttatttCTTCTGTCtgaaatttttctttctttcctcccatctttcttcctttgtctttctttctttccatccttGTGTACCTCGTTCTTGtgttctttcgttctttctttattattgtctcatctcttctcatctctttaattctcatctctcttcctcctcccctCCACCCCACCTTTTGTATGTTAGCTGCACGAGGCCCAGGCTACGGCATGTTGTCTATCCGTGTGGACGGTAACGATGTGTTTGCCGTGTACAACGCGACAAAGGAAGCGCGGCGTAGAGCAGTGGCCGAGAACCAACCTTTCCTCATCGAGGCCATGACCTACAGGTAAAACACAAGCTGAAATCAATCAATAAGAATAACAATCTTGACAGTCACGTGCGTGGGCTTCTCGAGCTTTTTTGCAGCCTcctttactgtaaaaaaaaaaaaaatttcagttcTGTGGACCGTCTcaatacagatttatttatgatCAAAATCTAACCAATCAGCTATCAGGCTCATTATTTGATTTTATACAGTCATATTTTTGGAGCCACATAAGAACTCAGTCAtgaatataataactttgataaagAGGTGTTGTGATTTTACAGCACTGTAACTAAATGTAAGAACGTGGAGCCTCTGGGTATGTTTCTGTTAGAATTTATGAAGAGAGGGTTGCGATGTTAGGAAAAGAGAAAGTACACAAAAAGACGGCGCCCTCGCACCGCTACACTCTTCCCACACCAAGCGCTTGGGAgagtttgccaaatgacacacagacacacaaagttcaAACGGGaagatctctcatttattcTAAGAAAGGCTGAGTATCTATCCTGCTTTATACACAACAGAGACCAGGGGTTAACTGTTGATTGGCTAGGCGGAAtttcatatttgcataaaacacgAAGCACATCAATGTAAGAcaggaacaactccatatatggttTTCAGGAAGTCATAGGAGTACGAGCAAGTGTTAATCGGGAAGGTATGTCAATGCGCGAATGGTGAGGGgttttatctgtctgtacctgTGGGGAAGAGTTAACAGGAACAAAGAGGGTAAGGTGTTCACACAGGAGCAAAGAAAGTGTTCACAAGGGAACAGAGAGGGACGAGTGCTCACAGTAAACTCAGTGTCATAACCAGGAACACCTGGGTCCTGTCTGTAAATCGCAGCCACATCTGGCTTCTGACATTTCCTGTTTAAGATCAGCGTCATGTATCTTTCTCAGAGGATCATCAgatgtgtttctctttctttacagctttttccatttagtttccttctttctctctgtctctctgtttcttcctttctttctaaggctatctacctatctatctatcaactctacaagtataggcactctgtctgtctctctgtctgtttatctgcctatctatccatctatggCTTTCTAGTTGtcgtaaccagcagatgaactgattagattttggaattgatccaaataGGTTCagggtcacagcaaggtcaaatgtctgaagtAGTTTTTCTTCTGAAGTTTCCTTCCTGTTTAGAATATTTAGTAATGGAATATTTTGATGGATACAAatattagtaacaagaaggactagacttgtggCAGGGGCGTTCCTGTCCACGCTGAGTCTGACtcgtttatttctctctctttctcttctctctctccctctctctctctctctccatttctttttttcctcctcttttttctttgtttctctgtttttattttgctctttctttctttcgttcgttcatattttccattcatttgttcgttctttttttctttcttttatttattcatactttcagtcattcattctttcctttcttgtgttctttctttctttctcctttacGTTCTCTCCTTGCATacatcatcatcttttttttctttcattctttttcccctcatttggtctgtctgatttttttgttcttcctttgtgtttctttcttacTGTTGTTTCTTTGATCTTTCTTGTATTtgttcatacatttttattttgtttgtactttcatttgttctttcttttttccatgtgtactttttttttgttttgttttgttttttaaattatttttctttgtctctcttttttatgtCTTGCTTAATTGGAAGTGTGCTCTGCTCCTTTAACTTTCTGTTTGCCCTGCTTGGTGCCGTTGTTATGAGCGTGCATGCGTAATTAAAatgttgtgtgaatgtgtattagGCAGGTGATTATGGGGAAAGACAGCAGACATGTCTTGGCTGAGTTCTTATTACCTCCGAGTTCTCACTGAATCTCATTCAGTTTGaaggcagattttttttcccctcaccacAAGCAccctttttgttgtttttattggttGTTCATTGTGCAAGTAAATACGTCTTGATGTGTGAGAAGCCACTCTGAATGCTCTCTATAGTGCACTGCTAACTGCTCCCTTCCTCTGGGCTCAGGATCGGCCACCACAGCACGAGTGACGACAGCTCGGCTTACCGCTCAGTGGACGAGGTGAACTACTGGGACAAGCAGGACCACCCTATCTCTCGCCTCCGCCACTACATGACCGCGCGCGGTTGGTGGGGTGAGGACGAGGAGCGTACGTGGAGGAAGCAGTCACGCAAGCTCGTCATGGAGGCCTTCGAAAGGGCCGAGCGGCGTCTCAAACCAAACCTGGAGTTACTTTTCACTGACGTGTATGACGAGTTAACTCCAGGCTTGGCCAGACAACGAGAGTCCATGATGAGGCACACGCAGCAGTACAAGGAGCACTACCCCTTCGACCTGTATGAGAATTAATCACTACGTTTCAGAATTCAAATATACTTAGTCACTTCCCCTAGCCACTTGGAATTTAGGGGGATGGTGATGCTGCATCTAAAATGGGAGACAtgacataattaaacaaattctAACAATCATGAAGCACAGATACGTTCATGTAGATACCTCTGGTTCATTTATGTCTGGGACATGAGACATGAGTGTTGCATATTTCTCTGTTacacagttgaggtcataaatttacacacgccttgcagaatctgcaaaatgttaatatttaaaaaaaagagggatcataaaaatcgcatttagttttttaaatttagttctgccctgaataaactattccacataacagatatttacatatagtccacaagacacaataataaccgaatttacacaaatgaaccaagaaggcaacacgatacattaagagctaGTGGAGAGTAaaccagaagacaaaataataacaatttacaccaatcatactgttcaaaagtttacacccccctccAGGCGCTTAATGTATCACGTTGCCTTCTTGTgcgtcagtgaatgtttgcccctcttgtaatagtcgtgtacgagtccttcagttgtcctcagtgtgaaaagatggatctcaacatcatatagccgctgttgaaaggggtcaaatgtgtagaaggtgctggaaaagcaaagaatgtgcaggacctggaggatttttctgaagaacagtgtgcagtttaactgctcaggacagacaagggactcatgaacaactct
This region includes:
- the bckdha gene encoding 2-oxoisovalerate dehydrogenase subunit alpha, mitochondrial produces the protein MAVVRNIQKLWGLGVGAIRQHAALRTSRVLQQRAFRLSGARCQESFDSSLEKPQFPGASAEFIDHLEFIEPNVIAGIPVYRVMDRQGQIINPSEDPQLSKDTVLNFYQKMTLLNTMDRILYESQRQGRISFYMTNYGEEGTHIGSAAALDSNDLVFGQYREAGVLMYRGFPLDLFMAQCYANADDVGKGRQMPVHYGSKDHNFVTISSPLATQLPQAAGAAYAIKRENSNRVVICYFGEGAASEGDAHAGFNFSATLECPIIFFCRNNGYAISTPTHEQYRGDGIAARGPGYGMLSIRVDGNDVFAVYNATKEARRRAVAENQPFLIEAMTYRIGHHSTSDDSSAYRSVDEVNYWDKQDHPISRLRHYMTARGWWGEDEERTWRKQSRKLVMEAFERAERRLKPNLELLFTDVYDELTPGLARQRESMMRHTQQYKEHYPFDLYEN